One genomic region from Cryptococcus gattii WM276 chromosome C, complete sequence encodes:
- a CDS encoding protein serine/threonine phosphatase 4 regulatory subunit 1, putative (Similar to TIGR gene model, INSD accession AAW42561.1) has protein sequence MTLHPTKMPERHCHADDGPGRGGHDIMSPSSEHSATCSPPPPPPPPRHFNPPAGFPADSPSETISPPSGASIASPTKFFPLDVAPFRPSSPSIHRISTESVPTPKSEASSVSSNQSAHSEGGDHLVEMRERLRSESLTSSTPPGRSRASSQATHEGSRLSVTSSNASSETVIDDTAEEQHYEKSGSMRRLSSGVLAGLEEAPDLPIEHAWDSVWPAASSIHRHVLPEPGLARFPTAPVSPFVTPSFSPAVIPTTSSSRRPKSPSLEFHDPISPIRSSAQSPGTAPFRFSPKMDANSPTADHPHTIPNLGDYGRRPSISSDAALIPKASPTAGAVQITTSKHGRSLSTSAQPSPRALPTQNQPQIPPLSGPANRLTNPGASPPLVPSTASSSSSLKGRPRGHSLSSVARNKSGLEPLTQASIRSPSPLTGFAHPAFNLSPHPSPRSSPRNSPRFSPHPSPKLSSHTEKQKPAPAAESIHELIESLSPSSVPPPIALPPPVTQPQSSLSPPSSSSPHIPSHRSPSPPLYVPLARPAIFRRAISDYESIQRPNNRSTPVNIQRTLSDSTETDKADRDRDKIAYVKTPGVTYGDMLGPVISGGSRLSDKEMWKRMSPRRSPLSLPSLSPVTGGVSDEHEVVQSPMAMTHEERADLEQAHMERNRVFSPFGDRQGQVPIKSEGQIQNPYADWPGEPITFTLPAHDQMNEPYSYEIGLVDEGDVLPTADAASAVPAIGFDEEGLNTVERIFLLSRAEYPFHRAYIARVLGDLLNEVDPCESVEYVLPLLSGLSMDEDESVKEAFAQELHRILWYFYSTCKLQLDEVEGQGEYGVDQAGMMEQAEQAYEQGQQSAGAEDAAQSARADDKVSASPPFNSDTDSSSSFPTSRKETVTVTSEGVNVVHKPTPAEIDADSIVVDVTPPHRQSFNSSGSTTQSSSGSSRPIGSSNISSGDDAFELSTPGSSVSEGTAYSPGMFINPHADDEDGPIVKEGVLVDRPALQVSFFTPLIGSLLLSQNPVVSESVRNGVVNILARLRGQGELTVEVWGQSALQPEPDERRTFQTQMGPHQHDLRPFMPEDKLMVECELLQNIIIGMGNLSTDTSEMDLGDSEAAEDQETFQAQLIQEAITGQATSINLIGAVCETYTEEEVLEHGFVDELLRAGSGDGIVRAEAAVAMSSLAKRAPVEQVHRMIPLFEQLCNDVYDQVRQSVCMALPALCKRIESLDYRREFAIKSIQTLTSASEDVRMSALEMLGEMIYIFHEDPRGPPQELLDIYLDDSEVEDGTKDSDWDTIAIFNFPGVCLTLGSDRWHEIRDLFGRLQARAGEKVMATTAACLHELAKILTPSQVAEDLLPVYSALLKGTEEVRERVFEHVEVIIASVPTEIGWKLFQNLANSWHEGTLGGWRAREKLAWRIPSFLQTFAGWGGQEQVLEMMKAALLDPFAAVRDGATSGIPKSYEVISKDPKSHIAHSFHSILLELGRSSSFKQRLTFVRLAQIIADLFVVGAYYADVAQGIPQHIRDLATGLAKDEAVDVRDTVRKVDLSSFEKGKGVPYEVEDTSAPDRAVRPDNMHEPTVSDKAPNSRNDAAGAIGMPSTESASASIQASGSSNSSAITSASLSRSSSSQSSVSAKDTPTRNCSSRAQIPQATEDVSHDKSESFYASEDFNSEETPTLSQKEWFGEQSIKLEDPFAALFKKATSEQPDNL, from the exons ATGACTCTACATCCCACAAAAATGCCAGAACGACACTGTCATGCCGATGATGGCCCAGGTCGGGGTGGTCATG ACATCATGTCCCCTTCAAGCGAACACTCCGCTACTTgttctcctcctcctccccctcctccccctcgGCATTTTAATCCTCCTGCAGGATTTCCTGCAGATTCTCCTTCAGAAACCATTTCGCCTCCCTCCGGCGCTAGTATTGCCAGTCCCACAAAATTCTTTCCCCTCGATGTCGCGCCTTTCCGaccatcctctccttccaTACATCGCATTTCCACCGAGAGCGTCCCTACTCCGAAGTCGGAGGCAAGCTCCGTCTCATCTAATCAGTCTGCCCATTCTGAGGGCGGAGATCATCTGGTCGAGATGCGTGAGCGTCTTCGTTCTGAAAGCTTGACATCCTCAACTCCACCAGGGAGGAGCAGAGCGAGCTCTCAGGCTACTCATGAAGGTTCTCGTCTGAGTGTGACAAGCAGTAATGCATCCTCGGAAACGGTGATTGATGATACTGCCGAGGAGCAACATTACGAAAAATCTGGTTCAATGCGGCGATTAAGCTCTGGGGTGCTTGCTGGACTCGAAGAGGCGCCCGATCTTCCAATAGAGCATGCCTGGGATAGTGTG TGGCCAGCGGCGAGCTCAATTCACCGGCATGTTCTGCCCGAACCTGGATTGGCAAGGTTCCCTACGGCCCCTGTCTCGCCGTTTGTCactccttccttctcacCCGCTGTCATCCCAACCACCTCTTCAAGCCGAAGACCAAAATCTCCCAGTCTAGAATTTCATGATCCTATTTCTCCTATAAGATCAAGCGCCCAATCTCCTGGCACCGCCCCTTTCCGATTTTCGCCGAAAATGGATGCAAATTCTCCCACCGCTGACCACCCCCATACCATTCCGAATCTGGGAGATTACGGGAGAAGACCGTCCATATCATCAGATGCGGCACTAATTCCAAAGGCTTCACCCACTGCAGGTGCTGTACAAATCACGACTTCCAAGCATGGCAGATCCCTTTCCACATCAGCACAACCTAGTCCAAGAGCGCTGCCCACTCAAAATCAACCTCAAATACCGCCTTTGTCGGGCCCGGCAAATCGTTTAACGAATCCTGGTGCATCACCTCCGCTTGTACCCAGTACAGcgtcgtcttcttcatctctcaAGGGTCGACCTCGAGGCCATAGTCTTTCGTCGGTGGCACGAAATAAGTCTGGCTTGGAACCCCTTACACAAGCCAGCATCCGTTCACCATCTCCTCTCACAGGTTTTGCACACCCGGCTTTCAACCTTTCTCCCCATCCATCCCCTAGATCATCTCCTCGCAATTCTCCAAGATTTTCCCCTCATCCTTCGCCCAAATTATCTTCACATACGGAGAAGCAAAAGCCAGCGCCAGCGGCGGAATCAATTCATGAACTTATCGAGTCTCTAAGCCCGTCCTCTGTTCCCCCACCGATTGCTCTCCCTCCCCCTGTCACACAGCCTCAATCTTCGCTATCGCCcccatcctcatcgtcgCCACATATCCCTTCCCACCgctctccatctcctccgCTATATGTTCCCCTCGCCCGTCCTGCCATCTTTCGTCGAGCCATCTCTGATTATGAGAGCATCCAGCGGCCGAACAATCGTTCCACCCCAGTAAATATTCAAAGGACACTTAGCGACTCGACGGAAACCGACAAGGCGGATAGGGATCGCGATAAAATTGCCTATGTCAAGACGCCAGGTGTGACATATGGGGACATGCTTGGCCCTGTCATTAGCGGAGGCTCAAGATTGAGCGATAAGGAGATGTGGAAGAGAATGAGTCCTAGACGGTCACCGCTGTCTCTGCCCTCGCTGAGCCCCGTGACTGGTGGTGTCAGTGATGAGCACGAAGTGGTGCAGAGCCCGATGGCGATGACCCACGAGGAAAGGGCGGATCTTGAGCAGGCGCACATGGAAAGGAACCGCGTCTTCTCCCCCTTTGGTGATCGACAGGGGCAGGTACCGATTAAGTCTGAAGGTCAAATACAGAACCCGTACGCTGACTGGCCTGGGGAACCGATCACGTTCACTCTCCCCGCTCATGACCAGATGAACGAGCCGTATAGCTATGAGATTGGTCTTGTAGATGAAGGTGATGTTTTACCTACTGCCGATGCGGCCAGTGCCGTACCTGCGATTGGCTTCGACGAAGAAGGGCTAAACACGGTCGAGCGAATCTTCCTTTTGAGCAGGGCCGAGTATCCCTTTCACCGTGCATATATTGCGCGTGTGCTTGGCGACTTGTTGAATGAAGTTGACCCGTGCGAGAGTGTGGAGTATGTTCTCCCACTTTTGAGTGGTTTGTCAatggatgaggatgagtCGGTCAAGGAGGCGTTCGCTCAGGAACTGCATAGGATTCTGTGGTATTTTTATTCAACTTGCAAGTTGCAGTTGGACGAGGTCGAAGGGCAAGGAGAGTATGGGGTAGATCAGGCAGGGATGATGGAGCAAGCAGAGCAGGCGTACGAGCAGGGGCAGCAAAGTGCTGGGGCAGAGGATGCAGCTCAAAGTGCAAGGGCGGATGACAAAGTGTCTGCCTCTCCACCCTTTAACTCTGACACCGACTCTTCTAGCTCTTTTCCCACTTCTCGCAAAGAGACTGTCACCGTTACTTCCGAAGGTGTCAATGTCGTTCACAAGCCGACTCCCGCGGAAATTGATGCCGACTCCATCGTGGTCGACGTTACCCCACCTCATCGCCAATCATTCAACTCTTCAGGCAGCACTACACAGTCTAGCTCTGGCTCCAGTCGTCCAATCGGATCATCAAATATTTCATCGGGGGATGATGCGTTTGAGCTCAGCACCCCAGGCTCATCAGTATCTGAAGGGACGGCGTATAGTCCTGGTATGTTTATTAACCCTCATGCtgatgacgaggatggACCAATTGTCAAAGAGGGTGTACTCGTCGACCGGCCAGCTCTGCAAGTGAGCTTCTTCACTCCTCTGATCGGATCATTACTTCTCAGCCAAAACCCTGTCGTCTCTGAATCGGTCCGCAACGGCGTTGTTAATATCCTTGCACGCCTGCGCGGTCAGGGCGAGTTAACGGTCGAAGTGTGGGGCCAATCAGCTTTACAGCCCGAACCTGACGAAAGACGAACCTTCCAGACGCAGATGGGTCCCCATCAGCACGATCTCCGACCGTTTATGCCTGAAGACAAGCTCATGGTTGAGTGCGAGCTCTTACAAAACATCATTATTGGTATGGGTAACCTCTCAACCGACACTTCAGAAATGGACCTTGGAGATTCCGAAGCAGCGGAGGACCAAGAGACGTTCCAGGCTCAACTGATACAGGAAGCCATTACAGGTCAGGCAACGAGCATAAATCTGATTGGTGCCGTTTGCGAGACTTACacggaagaggaagtgCTGGAACATGGATTCGTAGATGAACTGTTGAGGGCTGGGAGTGGGGATGGCATCGTGAGGGCAGAAGCAGCTGTGGCAATGAGTTCTTTAGCAAAGAGGGCACCAGTGGAGCAGGTGCACAGAATG ATCCCGTTGTTCGAACAACTCTGCAACGACGTGTACGATCAAGTCAGACAGTCTGTTTGCATGGCTCTCCCTGCACTTTGCAAGCGTATAGAATCACTCGATTATCGCCGAGAGTTTGCCATCAAATCGATACAGACTTTGACTAGCGCTAGTGAGGATGTGCGCATGTCGGCGTTGGAGATGCTTGGTGAAATGATTTATATCTTCCATGAGGATCCTAGAGGACCACCGCAAGAGCTGTTAGATATCTATCTAGATGATTCAGAAGTAGAGGATGGGACCAAAGATTCGGATTGGGACACCATTGCCATATTTAAT TTTCCTGGTGTATGTTTGACCTTGGGATCTGATAGATGGCATGAGATACGCGATCTTTTCGGTCGTCTCCAAGCGCGAGCCGGTGAGAAGGTCATGGCAACCACCGCTGCCTGTCTTCATGAGCTCGCAAAAATTCTCACCCCTTCTCAGGTTGCCGAAGATCTTCTGCCAGTTTATTCGGCTTTACTCAAAGGGACTGAAGAGGTCCGTGAACGCGTCTTTGAGCATGTTGAAGTTATCATCGCCTCTGTCCCCACGGAAATTGGTTGGAAATTATTCCAGAATCTGGCGAACTCTTGGCATGAGGGGACGCTGGGTGGATGGAGAGCGAGGGAAAAGTTGGCGTGGCGTATACCAAGCTTTCTGCAGACTTTTGCAGGCTGGGGGGGGCAGGAACAGGTTTTGGAAATGATGAAGGCTGCGCTGCTGGATCCGTTTGCCGCCGTGAGAGATGGGGCAACCAGTGGT ATTCCCAAATCATACGAAGTCATTAGTAAAGACCCAAAATCACACATCGCCCATTCATTCCACTCTATCCTTCTCGAGCTTGGCAGGTCATCTTCATTCAAGCAGCGACTTACATTTGTTCG TTTAGCACAGATTATCGCCGATTTATTCGTCGTAGGCGCATACTATGCTGATGTTGCTCAAGGCATCCCTCAACATATCCGAGATCTCGCCACGGGTTTGGCAAAGGATGAGGCTGTGGACGTGCGCGATACCGTCAGAAAGGTCGACTTGAGCAGTTTTGAAAAGGGCAAAGGCGTACCGTATGAAGTTGAGGACACAAGTGCTCCCGATCGAGCAGTGAGGCCTGACAATATGCATGAGCCCACAGTATCAGACAAGGCGCCTAATTCCCGGAATGACGCTGCTGGCGCCATCGGTATGCCGTCGACAGAATCGGCATCAGCCTCCATCCAGGCGTCAGGATCCAGCAACAGCTCTGCTATCACCTCTGCCTCTCTGTCACgttcatcatcatcgcAGTCTTCGGTCTCGGCAAAGGACACGCCTACACGCAATTGTTCATCTCGCGCACAAATCCCTCAAGCAACCGAGGATGTTTCTCATGATAAATCAGAATCTTTTTACGCCTCGGAGGATTTCAATAGTGAGGAGACCCCGACGTTGTCTCAGAAAGAGTGGTTTGGAGAGCAGAGTATAAAATTGGAGGATCCATTTGCTGCGTTGTTCAAAAAAGCGACATCTGAACAACCTGACAATTTATAG
- a CDS encoding uncharacterized protein (Similar to TIGR gene model, INSD accession AAW42402.1), with the protein MPLHIPRIIHRRSRSDQERPQIEEPSSADQIPAFLPGTSPASPPPSFAPQSPSSPSALSQTSVLSPLSVPSNIPNADRRQSNNLVHSILKNPTSPSLAASESTSPSFGASSGTFASLHKRISSMTFDRSDTVDSFLLDNDNNDNNDSQSPHTPSTSVSSLQGYCPLPTGAGSQKFPFFMVTISSVSTLSFVALPLALRSVVLDAVNRAWKRGVSKIQEVEYQPELMRRHKEKGCEGGVWEITLRGEAWVPSSSEKVSSKRIILNLLTEFAREGYDLTSSFRTSAKDTGKDTLIFLRSSAPPDPDPIFFAVAFHSHDRIWIIDAEADVGQAVEEGIKSWWMDGVRDARVRERHCRELRLRGAPWTAHTTQSVISARCIHLTIMRIITNATMGYDFVGSVDMADIEEGEMPVTFYRRRWGTSTRAVWSMPSENSD; encoded by the exons ATGCCCCTCCACATTCCACGTATAATACACCGCCGGAGCCGCTCAGATCAAGAGCGACCCCAGATCGAAGAACCTTCCTCTGCGGACCAAATACCGGCATTTTTACCGGGCACTTCCCCGGCTTcgcctcctccttctttcgCCCCACAATCcccctcttctccttccgCCCTATCCCAGACGTCTGTCCTATCCCCACTGAGCGTTCCTTCCAACATTCCCAATGCCGACCGTCGCCAATCGAATAATCTCGTTCATAGCATTCTCAAGAACCCTACGAGCCCATCGCTGGCAGCTAGCGAGTCAACCTCCCCAAGTTTTGGTGCGAGTAGCGGAACATTTGCAAGTCTGCACAAACGCATATCCTCTATGACATTTGACAGGTCGGACACGGTCGATTCATTCTTACTTGATAATGATAATAATGACAATAACGATTCTCAATCGCCTCACACGCCTTCGACCTCGGTATCATCCCTCCAAGGTTACTGCCCGCTACCTACAGGTGCCGGTAGCCAAAAGTTTCCATTCTTCATGGTGACCATTTCATCCGTCTCAACTCTTTCTTTCGTCGCGCTGCCCCTTGCTCTTCGATCAGTCGTTCTCGATGCAGTAAACAGAGCATGGAAGAGGGGTGTCAGTAAAATACAAGAGGTCGAGTATCAGCCAGAGCTGATGCGGAGGCATAAAGAGAAAGGATGCGAAGGAGGGGTATGGGAAATAACGCTTAGGGGTGAGGCTTGGGTGCCGAGCAGTTCGGAAAAGGTCTC CTCCAAAAGGATTATCCTCAACCTTCTCACAGAGTTTGCCAGGGAAGGCTACGATCTTACGTCTTCTTTCCGAACATCTGCGAAAGATACAGGCAAGGACACGCTCATCTTCCTGCGCTCTTCCGCACCTCCGGACCCAGACCCAATCTTCTTCGCCGTGGCATTCCATTCCCACGACCGTATCTGGATCATCGATGCCGAAGCTGATGTAGGGCAAGCTGTGGAGGAAGGAATTAAAAGCTGGTGGATGGACGGTGTGAGAGATGCGAGGGTCAGGGAGAGACATTGTAGAGAACTGAGATTACGCGGGGCACCTT GGACCGCCCATACAACCCAATCAGTCATTTCGGCTCGCTGTATCCATCTGACTATAATGAGAATCATTACCAACGCTACCATGGGATACGATTTTGTCGGTAGCGTGGATATGGCGGATattgaagaaggagaaatGCCGGTCACTTTCTACAGGCGAAGATGGGGTACTTCAACAAGAGCAGTCTGGAGCATGCCGTCGGAGAATTCAGATTAG
- a CDS encoding uncharacterized protein (Similar to TIGR gene model, INSD accession AAW42404.1) → MLARRSLLAARTLATPLRQFTPLSLPARALSTTTAPLSQSTTTTTQYPQRGAAEPEFELASRREKWYHIMRTRQGELPVYAKYRNDGGCKTIVRKIEGDSHTLKDQLNEWFEQSHLDPFTRPPQVTVRPTNGEVQVKGHWVEEIKDFLSERGF, encoded by the exons ATGCTCGCCAGACGCTCTCTTCTCGCCGCCAGAACACTCGCCACCCCTCTTAGGCAATTCactcctctttctcttcccgCTCGTGCCCTTTCCACCACAACAGCGCCTTTATCACAgtccaccaccaccaccactCAATACCCTCAGCGGGGGGCTGCCGAACCCGAATTCGAACTTGCCAGTAGGAGAGAAAAATGGTACCACATTATGCGAACTAGACAAGGAGAGTTGCCAGTATACGCAAAGTACAGGAATGACGGCGGCTGCAAGACTATCGTGCGGAAGATTGAG GGTGACTCTCAT ACTCTCAAAGATCAGTTAAACGAATGGTTTGAGCAATCCCACCTCGATCCCTTCACACGACCCCCACAAGTCACCGTCAGGCCAACGAACGGTGAAGTGCAAGTCAAGGGACATTGGGTGGAGGAGATCAAGGACTTTTTGTCTGAGCGAGGATTCTAG
- a CDS encoding protein kinase, putative (Similar to TIGR gene model, INSD accession AAW42716.1), translating to MASSLTVSPPSSPPPSSPYSHLIAPTITRNHSSSSSRSTTTCSSTSSVQAAPMRPPPIETSTAATSRSQLPSNRHSENEAEHDTTYTSPGLSVGGRGGLARNGPRSNRLGTSPQTRHVPLSIGALSPSPSPILNVGSKRQSNTEPVSGTSPSTPLSKSFLAQQDASPSSSTIPLRVTISVDPNDRLSHDRESHSVERHRTQGHSPVRGRHGHLSTPSSPTSSYRALTGKPRTLSVDAGQNWGGNQRNRPRDGDDRERRQSQVSSASSGGLKKHSLDDWVLGEELGVGSYSTVYCVTPSAGTHSPSSPQPARKYALKVIDQAHLIQEKKVKYAMVERDALIRLSDPRHSKGHKRGTSSSSSTGHTQTGSTGKRKSTASIGGQPSVASVSGGVVNNSKKDTRDRLSIVTTSSAPSSPILTASSDSAQFSPTAVSGGGGNVKGRRPSRSAEPPTPVQEQTEMLIRDREEDRQETPPREWDRDRGGWDNITRSRPPSPVREESMESGEKGKDEEEQGGTGSAELGAAIHLTLPPPQIPTTPEPRGGSPLLSADGHRTSRETPRDRSHHPTPKRRRQSLAPSERSVKSASTYGKMSAVAHPGVVRLYSTFNDSSSLYFVLSLASNGELASIIRKHGSLDIASARYYAAQLIDTLEFVHSRGVIHRDLKPENILLDGDMRIKITDFGSAKIIAKEEPVVDDNSRSRSFVGSADFVSPEVLRNEVATTASDIWAFGCILYQFICGKPPFRGATDYLTFQKILKREMEFPEGIDEDAKSLIDIILNLEPNLRPSIAFIKTHPFFQSIDFSSLWTIPAPPISSGLRGPPSKSSTLAQLEASDIWGVFEGSDVGDEDEDGFEYDDAASLRPEGGGGVVEGMEEPLFDRHAAASAVRNVDHSKLYSSRKHIDLGEDLSPPRAAYAGGGRRKKEKGGGKARGWSHGSESSGGNRSALAGWLEAIKFGGNGGSGSATSVAASDMVRTPGTGTGASTVGSRPGSRAGLPSFALGHGLGLRSNRESRTSMRSDEARDRSMSLGGLQMNMSKASEFDKWYVFWSSFL from the exons ATGGCCTCCTCCCTCACCGTCTCCcccccctcctcccctcCTCCGTCCTCCCCCTACTCCCACCTCATCGCACCCACCATCACCAGAAACCActcctcgtcctcgtcccgctccaccaccacatgctcctccacctcctccgTACAGGCAGCGCCCATGCGCCCGCCGCCCATAGAGACCTCGACAGCAGCCACAAGCAGGTCGCAGCTTCCTTCCAACCGCCACAGCGAGAACGAGGCCGAGCACGATACGACGTATACCAGTCCCGGATTGAGCGTCGGAGGACGAGGCGGATTGGCCAGGAATGGCCCGAGATCGAACAGACTTGGGACAAGCCCACAGACAAGGCATGTGCCACTCTCTATCGGGGCCTTGTCACCATCACCGTCCCCGATCCTCAACGTGGGCTCCAAAAGACAGTCAAACACTGAGCCTGTGTCGGGTACCTCACCAAGTACACCTCTCAGCAAGTCCTTTTTAGCCCAGCAAGATGCCTCACCAAGTAGCAGCACCATTCCTCTCCGCGTAACCATCTCTGTCGACCCAAATGATCGGCTTTCTCATGATCGTGAATCCCACTCTGTCGAACGGCATCGCACACAGGGTCACTCGCCCGTACGCGGCCGACACGGCCATTTGAGCACGCCTTCATCACCCACAAGCTCATATAGGGCGCTTACTGGGAAGCCAAGAACGCTTAGTGTAGACGCTGGACAAAACTGGGGGGGTAATCAACGAAATCGACcgagagatggagatgatCGGGAACGTCGTCAAAGCCAAGTTTCAAGCGCCAGCTCTGGGGGTCTCAAGAAACACAGCTTGGACGACTGGGTCCTTGGTGAAGAGCTCGGTGTCGGGTCCTACTCTACAGTCTACTGTGTCACCCCCTCTGCCGGCACACattccccttcttctcctcaacCCGCCAGAAAATATGCGCTCAAGGTTATCGATCAGGCACATCTTATTCAGGAGAAAAAGGTCAAGTACGCAATGGTAGAGCGGGACGCTCTTATTCGATTATCCGATCCCCGACATTCCAAGGGCCATAAGCGAGGTACATCGAGCTCATCGAGCACTGGGCATACGCAGACAGGGAGCACTGGGAAACGCAAGTCCACCGCTAGTATTGGTGGCCAGCCCAGTGTGGCTTCAGTCTCTGGTGGGGTGGTTAACAACAGCAAGAAAGACACGCGTGATCGCCTTTCCATAGTGACCACCTCTAGCGCCCCTTCCAGCCCCATCCTTACTGCTTCGAGTGACAGCGCTCAGTTCTCTCCGACTGCAGTaagtggaggtggtggCAATGTGAAGGGCAGACGACCTAGCCGCTCAGCTGAACCTCCGACACCGGTGCAGGAACAGACTGAGATGCTTATCCGCGatcgagaagaagatcgACAGGAGACACCGCCACGAGAATGGGATAGGGATAGAGGAGGTTGGGATAATATAACAAGGTCTCGTCCGCCCTCACCTGTACGGGAAGAGTCAATGGAAAGCGGcgaaaagggaaaggacgaagaagagcaaggaGGCACAGGCTCTGCAGAGCTCGGAGCTGCTATCCACCTTACCCTTCCTCCACCTCAGATACCCACGACACCCGAACCACGCGGGGGTTCACCCCTCTTGTCAGCCGATGGACACCGTACGAGCCGAGAAACCCCTCGAGATCGATCTCATCACCCGACACCAAAACGCCGGCGACAATCATTGGCGCCGAGTGAGCGATCGGTGAAGAGTGCAAGTACTTATGGCAAAATGTCTGCTGTTGCACACCCTGGCGTTGTCAGGTTGTATTCGACTTTTAATgattcttcttcactct ATTTTGTGCTGAGTCTTGCGAGTAATGGCGAGTTGGCGTCCATCATTCGCAAACACGGTTCGCTTGATATCGCTTCTGCAAGGTACTATGCCGCTCAATTGATTGATACTCTTGAATTCGTGCATTCTCGAGGTGTCATCCACCGTGATCTCAAGCcggaaaa CATTCTTCTTGATGGGGATATGCGTATCAAGATTACAGATTTCGGAAGTGCCAAGATCATTGCAAAGGAAGAGCCAGTCGTAGATGACAATTCAAGGAGCCGATCATTTGTTGGAAGCGCAGACTTTGTTAGTCCTGAAGTCTTGCGAAACGAAGTTGCAACCACTGC ATCCGACATTTGGGCTTTTGGGTGCATTCTCTACCAGTTTATCTGCGGGAAACCTCCCTTTCGAGGCGCAACCGATTACTTGACCTTTCAAAAGATTTTGAAACGGGAAATGGAGTTTCCCGAGGGCATTGACGAAGACGCAAAGTCCCTTATTGATATCATCCTG AACCTCGAACCTAATCTCCGACCTAGCATTGCATTCATTAAAACCCATCCATTCTTCCAATCTATCGACTTTTCATCTCTGTGGACCATCCCTGCTCCCCCCATTTCCAGCGGTTTGCGAGGACCACCAAGCAAATCGTCGACGTTGGCTCAACTTGAAGCGTCGGATATTTGGGGTGTGTTTGAAGGGAGTGATGTGGgcgatgaggatgaggacGGGTTTGAATATGATGATGCAGCGTCGCTCCGGCCTGAAGGTGGTGGCGGTGTTGTGGAGGGAATGGAAGAACCACTGTTTGACAGGCATGCAGCCGCCAGCGCGGTACGTAATGTCGACCATTCAAAACTTTATTCTTCACGAAAGCATATCGATCTTGGCGAAGACCTGAGTCCTCCTCGAGCTGCGTACGCTGGAGGGGGACGCcggaagaaggagaagggtgGTGGGAAAGCGAGAGGATGGAGCCATGGGAGTGAAAGTTCGGGTGGGAACCGGTCGGCGTTGGCAGGGTGGTTGGAAGCGATCAAGTTTGGTGGGAATGGTGGAAGCGGGAGTGCTACGAGCGTCGCGGCGAGTGATATGGTTCGAACGCCTGGTACGGGGACGGGCGCGAGTACAGTTGGCTCGAGGCCTGGTTCGCGTGCGGGGCTCCCGTCGTTTGCGCTCGGACATGGTCTTGGTTTGAGGTCGAATAGGGAAAGTAGGACGAGTATGAGAAGTGATGAGGCGAGAGATCGGTCAATGTCGCTTGGTGGACTGCAGATGAACATGTCAAAAGCCTCGGAGTTTGACAAGTGGTACGTATTTTGGTCCTCCTTTTTATAA
- a CDS encoding hydrogen-transporting ATP synthase, putative (Similar to TIGR gene model, INSD accession AAW42406.1), whose amino-acid sequence MLPTAARRSLAGLIPPKIATPGAVSSGTTSARTAQVIDFYSKLPKGPKPDSQKVGGIKGRFFEGKNASGAPLLATIGTLFLIGYTIDYNMHLKHHKHGHH is encoded by the exons ATGCTCCCCACCGCCGCCCGCCGCTCCCTCGCCGGTCTCATCCCCCCCAAGATCGCCACCCCCGGCGCCGTC TCGTCCGGCACCACATCTGCCAGGACTGCCCAGGTCATCGACTTCTACTCCAAGCTCCCCAAGGGCCCCAAGCCGGACAGCCAGAAGGTCGGCGGCATCAAGGGCAGGTTCTTTGAGGGCAAGAACGCGTCCGG CGCTCCCCTCCTCGCCACTATTGGtaccctcttcctcatcggTTACACCATCGACTACAACA TGCACCTCAAGCACCACAAGCACGGCCACCACTAG